The DNA window agtgaaatgaattgttgatcctaataagcataaacataatttagctttgcatataaagtttcaagttatttgcatttataattgttatatgacataaacttaatcattaaaacgttacggacgtgacagagcactgaagcgtcctgacctctttattctagcccttataaattcatcaggcagtgctgttatgactaaatgagtgtatttatttctcaggcatgtatccatctttctacacaatgcttactgctaaaattaaagtttaaaaaatggggtctttgatcccttttttgaaagcatgaaatatggttggttgaaaatttaatttaagcattgttacttaccacatatattgtggataaacaaggcaattttcttaaaatttctgttagagcacattaatacagtatattacagacctaaatggacaatttaaaaagggttttgttcttttggttaaaacttttttttttcatagtaaagatgacctttgcgtggaattgcccTTTAACGTTAGGAAACCTGATCATGGAGAAGAGAGTTCAAATAAGAACAGATTGTGCTAAGAGAAGAATTTCACCAGAAGCCAATGAGGTCTCCATGAAGACATCTAACAGATCTCAGCTTTCATCTCGAGACCAAAAGGTAATAAAGAAACATGTATTAGGAGCTCCAGACTGGGCCTGTCACTGATCAATCTCCTTCACCTCACAGAACAGGGTCAGGGACTGCTGGCTGGTTCAGTTGCTGAGAAACAGCCATTTGAGCTGTTGGCTGCGTGAGATCCTTGCAGGCAGAGTCGCACTCCAGCTGCTGACAGCCGGCCTCTTCCTGCTGTTTGTCTGGCTCATGGCGGAACTGCATGTGGTCCTGCCCTGCCTCCTTCTGTGTGGCTGCCTCTTTAATGTTCCACTCAGGAAGGCAGTGAACACAATCTGGACCTGGATAACATCTCCTGCGGGGGTGGAGAAGGTGGCCCACACTGATGGATGTGCTGAAAAAGCGTGGTGATAGACAAAACCTTACCTTTACTGCAACCTCACTGAGACTTGCATGTTTTTGTATGGAAAATGAAGAAGGCTTGTGTTTAAAGGTGTTGTTGATAATGATTTTACttctttaactttagttagtgtgtaatgttgctgttaaaacataaacaacttctgcaaagttacaacgctaaaagttcaatgcaaaggactACAATAaactgtttaaggactacaaaaaacgactggtagggactacaacaagcttcttcctgggttagtgacatcactaaccctaaaatttacataaaccctgcccccgagaacacacacaacaaagggggtgaggccatgctgggctgctttagagaagaggaagagttgttgtagtaaaGTGTTGctgccatgccgtcattttatgccggactgcttcacaaacgagggtcaattcaacgctggatttggacaaaagattaacatgacggcacatgctagtcgatgagttgaatcaactccacagcaattctaaaagttgtaacttcttcccgagtctctccatcagtgtccgaatccggtttgaacaatgtaaggatgaacaccgttactgacaattgtcattttggctgcgtgagattctccagctttgttgttcaCCTTTGttcttttttgctgttgttgagcaaccgaagctgttaaagctccgcccactTTTGTAAAGCTGCAGAGAGCAAcagttcatttgcatttaaagggacacacacaaaacagcatgtttttgctcacacctaaataggggcaaatttgacaagctacaataaaagatctgtggggtattttgagctgaaacttcacagatacattctgaggacaccagagacttatattacatcttgtaaaaggggcattataggtccccatTTTTAGCATTGACAGTCTTTAGTCTTGCTGGTCATTGAAATGTTGCCAGGCAAGACATGTTCCTTGACCAGCTGACCTTTTATTGGTCCTGAAACAAGATTATACCCTTTTGATCAAACACTAATAATGAACTAAACTAAAACCCAACTAATCTCGAGTCGAGCAAAATGCAACATTGATGAATTGGCTCAACTTTTACTAGCAATGTAAACTCTGTAAAGGTGTAGTacttttttatgaaaagtaatgcgttacattacttttgtgttactttttctcccctgggcttgcttgtttgttttttaataacaacaaaaaatttcTATTTCTGGtaaatgttaaggccctttcacaccaaaagtgaaatgaataatcccatggctgaaggaaatgcatatttaagcctgtacagtagagggcgcagctcaaacaaacctttcagctgtgctgctattCTGGAAGAATAAGAacaggatacaggagaaggaagttcaacactctcatttctaaatctaatctaaagtaatttttgcttattaggaTTGTTTATATGatatcattgaaggtcagcagcaaagacattggttaataaagtgagattacaTACATAaactatatttgtgtaatttaatatagttattaCAGATGTTtcctttactagttacttgaaaaaagtaatctgattatgtaactcagGTTACTTGTagtgcgttacccccaacattGATGGTAactaataaagttttaataatcattttaattatatgaGAATAGGCAAGACCACAACTATGATAACGGCACATAGGAAAGATATAGTTGGAATTACAATATTATGGGAAATTTCTTTGCCAAAGGAAATCCATCAGATGAAATTTCAGCAATGGTTAATGTGACCAAACCTTAAGGTCTATAAACCTTAAAATTTCAAAGATTTTGTCTTgacaaaagttaaaaaaatgtagttacatgaatttcattttaattacattcatCTGAATTGCATCCTGTTTGCGTCCTCAATTCAAAGTCAGGAAAATATCCCTAAAATCTGATTGAACATGTCCTACTTGGATGGAAAccatatatgtaaaatataaatgtaaaacacAAAGTCCAGATTACTTCAGTTTTATATGCACAAAAAAGCAGCAGAGCCAGGACTGCGATTTGATCGATTAAACACATTTATTCCAAGTCATTAAACGAATCAATCATGTGAAATTTCAGATGGTACTTCAATCAGCTGAAAACAATTTCAGCTCATTGTCTGCTTTTGGTTGCATTGAAATAGATCCTGACCCAGCAGGGCTGGAGTAGCCATGACAACAGACCACGGATTGTCCTTGTCCACATTTTCCAGCACTGGCAAGTTACAGAGCTGCTTATTTTAATGTAACACTTGGAAAAAATTGGTTGAATAACATCCAGAACTTTGGTCTGCACCACTTTAATTAGCCTGGTATTTATACGGTTGCTAAGGGACACAAACACAGAGGAGGCAGAGAGTTTTCTTCCATTTATTAAGTTTGAAGCCCACTTATACAAAACTCATGAACTGCTTTTAGAACACTTTGATAGCTTTCCCGACATTTGGAAATAAATTAAGGAGAAGTAAACAGCAACacactaaataaaaacattaaaaataatgaattatgACAGGTGAATATCAACGTGAGAAAATGCAACCCTCACAGAAAGGCATTGTTTATTCACATGTGCTACAATTTTAGGTAACAAGTTGTTAAACAAATCCAATAGAATCAGTTTTAACCTTCTAAATGATGTTGGGGAACTTCAAACAAGTGCAATTCTTTAATATTGAATCAACATCTTCTACTTGGACTATTTGTGTCAGTTGTTTTGTTATCCAATGAGAAAATGACTGGTGGATTACATTGCCTCAGACGGGTTATTACTGACGTGTACATGGGTCATGCAAAGAAGTGTTATGCCGTGACACTTTTCTCCTGAATTATTACTATCATAAGACATAATAACAGCACGTTAAACAAAGGTCTATAGAGTTTTGCTGTAAATCCCAGAGGTATTATGAAAACAGAACATGCAATGCCGTTTGTAAATGCAGCTGTGCAAATGTGTGCGTGTCACGGTATCCGAGTTAAAATCCCTTTTCCAGCTTTGTTCATGCTGACCTAGTTTACTGACCATGGATTGTGTCCGTGTTCATGTTAAGTGTCTGCTGACCTGTGATCAAGCACCCTGACAGAGTTAAGTGTGTGTGAAAGCCTCTGGTCTTGAAACATCAGAGTGTAGCGAAATACACAACAAACTTCAATACTTACAATCGTCACTCTTTCTTTATGAATCAACATTAATGTTCAATAATCAAAGAGTACTGAATTAAGGTTTAATAAAATGCTTATATATCAGGACACTACTGAGATCTTTGCGTAAGAGAATGAGTGTGTTTTGCTCTGGGTTCTTCATAGAACAGTTGTTTCCCAAAgcggtattattattattactcatgTTAATAAAATACCAATAAACAAACAAGCAGAGCAAAAGAAAAGAGAATTCGACTGGTCACAGCAAAATTTCTGTACACAAATAttaagaaaagagaaagaagtTTGGCAGGGCGAGTAGAGAGATTTTAGAGGGGAATTGGGAAAGTAAAGTTGCCCCAGATGGGGTAGTTTTCCGAAGGTTGGGGGATGGAGGGTGTGGTTCTGGGTGGCAAGCCGCTCACCTCTTCTTGGGGGCTTGGGCCGTACGGGGTGGGGTCACAGGTCGCCCTGAGTTGACCCCACCGTACTGATACTTTGCCTTCTTTTCTGATGGCTTCAGtatctgagaaagaaaatagaGTGTGTGAGTGCATTGTGTATgtacaatgtgtgtgtgttctggtATATATGGtatatgaggacacaaatgtgtttaatgacatgggtattacaatgtaaacatgGTTAACGAGGACACTTCCCGTGTTATTgtaaaccaaatggcttaaaaatataaactgtgtttttttaaaaaaaagaaatgtgtgtgtgaatgtgtgtgtggatgATGACACACCTGAAAAGAGCACATGAGTGACTCATCCACACTCATCATTCCACCGGCATTGTCAAACTCCCCGCAGTAATTTGGCGCTGAGAACAGAGTGACCAGCTGACGCTTTGCAAAGAACTCATAACCATCTTCAACAACCTGCAAAACATGACACACTCACTGCACAAACTAAAACACATCCTACATATAGAAGTCATAACCCACCTCAACAACAATTATTCGAAGTTGCCACATGGATAGTGGATACTGATTGGTTGAAATGAACTGCTACCTGATGTGCCCTGCAGATTAGGTCCAGATCGTGGCGGTTCAGGAATTTGCTGACTACATCGGCACCGAAAGTGAATGAAACGCCACGATCGTTCTCCCCCCATCCCTGAACGTCCTTATCTGGGTCCGACCACAGCAAATCACACAGCAACCCTGCAAGACAAATGCGTCTGTGATAATATTTCATCCCATCTTCTTGAATTTATAATAAAGTTCTGTTGGttgtttaaataatgtttttattagtgCTCAaccaatattaaatataaatgtaataaaatgtttttaatggcgAATACAAGTACCAACATCTAGAGCAGATAAGGGTTATTTTCAATAACtaaaacttttattaaaaatatttttgttaattaaaataaatataaaataaaatataaatactacatgaaaaactgaaactaaaaaaaaaatcttgccttGGCACCtaattgaaataataataaaaacaaatgacaaaagcacattaataaaaattaaacaaattaaaatttaaaatataaaaataaaagctacttcaaaaaaatatatattaaatatatttaatagtatataaataatactaaaataaaaaaataaaactatggcaaatataattgtaaaatataatacaatttatttgTAGGAAATGCTAAATTTATATCacaaaatgtactaaaaaaaaatgaaaatgtttttaataaatatatatgaatatttttaataaaaaaagaggaTTATTCATCGTCAAGGCTGTCAGATTTTAGGTGGAACTGACACTAATTTGTCACATgcgcgtacacacacacacctgtatCTGGGACATCAGTTGGTCGCATAATCCGACGTATCTGTTCCATTGACTGCAGATCAGGAGAGAGACCTAGAAGATGgacacaaaagacaaaaaaaatcagtcaGAAAATAAGTGTCACAAAGAGcatgcattattatttttagactCATTTGCCCTATTTTATCAGCCAAGAGTCACTTCTATAAAACTATCCATCATTTGTTCACTCGTTCTCACCTCCATGGCAACAGAAAATCTTCTCATCTATGATGGCAGCGATTGGGAGGCAGTTGAAGCAGTCTGTGAATGTCTTCCAGAGTTTTATGTTGAACCTGCGCTTGCCTACGACAGACAAATGTACATATTCATAACAATACAGCATTATGCATGTCCTGAATGTTTGTTCAGTGGGTGAGAAAATCAATCAATAGATTTCAAATTGTCTGGTGTGGGTGTGTGTTAATGCTTGATGTgtttatatatgcatgtatatatgTGCTCAGATGCTCACACTCATCATAGAAGCCGTAGATACGGTTGATGGAGGCGCACTCATGATTTCCCCTCAGGAGGAAGAAATTCTCAGGGTATTTGATCTTATAGGCCAGTAGGAGGCAGATGGTCTCCAAAGACTGTTTCCCTCGGTCCACATAATCACCCAGAAAGAGATAGTTTGCCTCTGGTGGAAAACCACCATATTCAAACAACCTCAACAGATCTGTGTACTGCCCATGGATGTCACctagagacagagagagagagtttatatGATTGACATCATAAATCAATAAAGTTACATGGATTAAGTTAAATTAGGCTTCAAgtcaagaaaagaaaaaaaaagaaaaaaa is part of the Chanodichthys erythropterus isolate Z2021 chromosome 18, ASM2448905v1, whole genome shotgun sequence genome and encodes:
- the ppp1cb gene encoding serine/threonine-protein phosphatase PP1-beta catalytic subunit, which gives rise to MQNSALKMAEGELNVDSLISRLLEVRGCRPGKIVQMTEAEVRGLCIKSREIFLSQPILLELEAPLKICGDIHGQYTDLLRLFEYGGFPPEANYLFLGDYVDRGKQSLETICLLLAYKIKYPENFFLLRGNHECASINRIYGFYDECKRRFNIKLWKTFTDCFNCLPIAAIIDEKIFCCHGGLSPDLQSMEQIRRIMRPTDVPDTGLLCDLLWSDPDKDVQGWGENDRGVSFTFGADVVSKFLNRHDLDLICRAHQVVEDGYEFFAKRQLVTLFSAPNYCGEFDNAGGMMSVDESLMCSFQILKPSEKKAKYQYGGVNSGRPVTPPRTAQAPKKR